The following proteins are co-located in the Anomalospiza imberbis isolate Cuckoo-Finch-1a 21T00152 chromosome Z, ASM3175350v1, whole genome shotgun sequence genome:
- the LOC137464332 gene encoding avidin-like, with amino-acid sequence MTITSVNGNGVFIGSYHTAVTATSNEIKLSPLQGSLQKSPNQKGQPTFGFTVNWSFSDSITVFTGQCFVDEYGKEVLKTMWLLRSHVESIKNDWKATRVGINVFTRLQSQE; translated from the exons ATGACCATCACGAGCGTGAATGGAAATGGTGTCTTTATTGGCTCCTACCACACGGCTGTGACAGCCACCTCGAACGAGATCAAGCTGTCACCACTTCAGGGATCCCTGCAGAAGAGCCCTAACCAGAAGGGCCAGCCCACCTTTGGCTTCACTGTCAACTGGAGCTTTTCAG ATTCCATCACTGTTTTCACGGGCCAGTGCTTTGTGGATGAGTATggaaaggaggttttgaagaCCATGTGGCTTCTGAGGTCACATGTGGAGAGCATAAAAAATGACTGGAAAGCCACCAG GGTGGGCATCAACGTCTTCACCCGTCTGCAGTCACAGGAGTGA
- the LOC137464398 gene encoding avidin-like, whose translation MSRRILSVLALTAGVSVAAASAGFQLLCQGGEHPEEKKAINKEEKTTMSCLGKSRRQIKPCNLTGWWENDLGSKMQVFKVGKDGTFSGEYHTTVSSTKKPIQLSPLTGSQHLDEDGQCTFGFTVNWKFSDSTAVFVGQCFNGDDGKEVLHTSWLLREKVDSESDDWKATRTGCNTFTRMG comes from the exons ATGAGCCGCCGCATCCTCTCCGTTCTCGCCCTGACTGCAGGGGTGTCCGTGGCCGCGGCTTCGGCAGGCTTCCAG CTCCTCTGCCAGGGAGGTGAGCACCCTGAGGAGAAAAAGGCCATCAATAAAGAGGAAAAGACAACCATGAGCTGCCTGGGGAAAAGCAGAAGGCAGATCAAG CCGTGCAACCTGACCGGCTGGTGGGAGAATGATCTGGGCTCCAAAATGCAAGTGTTCAAGGTTGGCAAGGACGGAACCTTCTCTGGTGAGTACCACACCACCGTGTCAAGCACCAAGAAACCCATCCAGCTGTCCCCACTGACTGGCTCCCAGCACCTGGATGAGGATGGACAGTGCACCTTTGGCTTCACTGTCAACTGGAAGTTCTCAG ACTCCACAGCTGTTTTCGTGGGCCAGTGCTTCAATGGGGATGATGGGAAGGAGGTCCTGCACACCTCCTGGCTGCTGCGGGAGAAAGTCGACTCAGAGTCAGATGACTGGAAAGCCACGAG GACCGGCTGCAACACCTTCACTCGAATGGGCTGA
- the LOC137464856 gene encoding avidin-like codes for MRGGVFILVLALAESVVPAERKCQLSGLWRNDQDSLMEISVLRDNGDFQGQYLTRVTLSGDCAQISPLRGAQQQLGEEGWPTFAFTVRWDKFSNASTAFVGQCFVDAGGKETLSTMWLLREAVGSLEEDWKATRVGRNVFTRKRTTKGKILQNLSPPCEAVSSPAP; via the exons ATGAGGGGCGGTGTTTTCATCCTGGTCCTCGCCCTCGCTGAGAGTGTTGTTCCTGCAGAGAGGAAG TGCCAGCTCAGTGGACTGTGGAGGAATGACCAGGACTCACTGATGGAGATTTCGGTGTTGAGGGACAATGGCGACTTCCAGGGACAATACCTCACACGAGTAACCCTCTCTGGGGACTGTGCCCAAATCTCTCCCCTGAggggtgcccagcagcagcttggaGAGGAGGGCTGGCCCACGTTTGCCTTCACTGTGCGCTGGGACAAGTTCTCCA ATGCCAGCACCGCCTTCGTGGGGCAATGCTTTGTGGATGCAGGTGGAAAGGAGACGCTGAGCACCATGTGGCTGCTGCGTGAAGCTGTCGGGTCCCTTGAGGAGGACTGGAAAGCCACGAG GGTGGGCAGAAATGTCTTCACACGCAAACGCACCACAAAAGGAAAGATCCTGCAGAacttgtcccctccctgtgaGGCTGTGTCTTCACCAGCCCCATGA
- the LOC137465484 gene encoding avidin-like, with protein sequence MGRSAFALVLTLALAVCVAPVERKCLLSGSWRSDTSCRMVVSTLDKDNRFSGFYLPGPAAGYSEHLTSPLEGSQQDIGLVPQPIFSFTVNWRLQDSETARASVFLGQCYVDTNGEETLHALWLLREATDSPAEDWKATRIGTSTFTRIK encoded by the exons ATGGGGAGAAGTGCTTTTGCCCTGGTCCTCACCCTTGCCCTGGCAGTATGTGTTGCCCCTGTGGAGAGGAAG TGCCTTCTCTCCGGGTCGTGGCGGAGTGACACCAGCTGCCGGATGGTTGTGTCCACCCTGGACAAGGACAACAGATTCTCTGGTTTTTACCTGCCgggacctgctgctggctaCTCGGAACACCTCACGTCACCACTGGAGGGGTCCCAGCAAGATATAGGGCTGGTACCACAGCCCATCTTCTCCTTCACTGTGAACTGGAGGCTCCAAG ACTCAGAGACTGCCCGGGCAAGTGTCTTCCTGGGCCAGTGTTATGTGGACACCAATGGGGAGGAGACCCTGCATGCCCTGTGGCTCCTGCGAGAGGCAACTGACAGTCCGGCAGAGGACTGGAAAGCCACCCG GATTGGCACCAGCACTTTCACACGGATAAAATAA
- the CREB3 gene encoding cyclic AMP-responsive element-binding protein 3, translated as MSCPEELDSLADVDLLDFLLKEDAPCPEIPGEQNGLLEDWGLPMPELLDKEMDDFISSLLSPLEDEPDRLSYLPANNDSSISEDQLLSHCLGSNFASRDIVQVDHNYSLHQDWPTLESVRSDMAEGDVTIELGAWVGLEGTSEALEQSTSSPVAVAVEDEPQLVPGAIVQSDFPELVLTEEEKQLLEKEGVTLPTCLPLTKAEERVLRKVRRKIRNKQAAQDSRRRRKIYVDGLENRVAACTAENHELEKKVQQLQKQNMSLLRQLQKLQALVRWSTPKTTRSKTCTMIVVLSFCLVLSPSIRLPGSVEPQHEHKVLSRQIREFPNQGAPDVQHDTELEGFSPEPGDPLLSGNLSQSWEEGQSPLNSSPRSFNSNSSSDTPAAAGSKPGPPQSDPLPAAVLVPWKSKGQEWVEHPDRVLIQQHHANEM; from the exons ATGTCGTGCCCAGAGGAACTGGATTCCCTGGCAGATGTGGATCTGCTTGACTTTCTTCTGAAGGAGGATGCTCCCTGCCCTGAAATCCCAGGGGAGCAGAACGGTCTGCTGGAAGACTGGGGCCTACCAATGCCTGAG ctcctggacaAGGAGATGGATGACTTCATCAGCTCGCTGCTGAGCCCTTTAGAAGATGAACCAGACAGGCTCAGTTACTTGCCTGCCAACAATGACAGCAGCATCTCTGAGGATCAGCTTCTGTCCCATTGCCTTGGTAGCAATTTTGCCAGCCGAGACATTGTGCAGGTTGATCATAACTACTCCCTTCATCAAGACTGGCCTACACTGGAAAGTGTGAGGTCTGACATGGCAGAAGGAGATGTTACCATTGAGCTAG GGGCATGGGTGGGTTTGGAAGGCACAAgcgaggcactggaacagagcACCAGTTCCCCCGTTGCTGTTGCTGTGGAAGATGAACCCCAGCTTGTGCCTGGAGCCATTGTACAG TCTGACTTCCCAGAGCTGGTCCTGACAGAGGAGGagaagcagctcctggagaaagAAGGTGTTACATTACCAACCTGTCTGCCACTGACCAAA GCTGAGGAGCGAGTTCTGAGGAAAGTGCGTCGTAAGATTCGGAACAAGCAGGCAGCTCAGGATAGTCGTCGCCGGAGGAAGATCTATGTGGATGGCCTAGAAAACAG GGTGGCAGCCTGCACAGCTGAAAACCATGAACTGGAGAAgaaggtgcagcagctgcagaagcagAACAT gtcACTGCTTAGGCAGTTGCAGAAACTGCAGGCCTTGGTGAGATGGTCCACCCCCAAAACTACCAGAAGTAAAACCTGCACTATG ATCGTGGTTCTGTCCTTCTGCCTCGTTCTGTCCCCCAGCATCCGCTTACCTGGGAGTGTAGAGCCACAGCATGAGCACAAGG TGCTGTCACGGCAGATCCGCGAGTTTCCAAACCAGGGAGCACCTGATGTGCAGCACGACACAGAGCTGGAGGGCTTCAGCCCAGAGCCTGGAGACCCCTTGCTGTCGGGCAACCTCAGTCAGTCATGGGAAGAGGGGCAGAGTCCGCTTAACTCCAGTCCCAGGTCTTTCAACAGCAACTCATCCTCTGacactccagcagcagcaggctccAAGCCGGGCCCGCCCCAGAGTGACCCTTTGCCGGCGGCAGTGCTGGTGCCGTGGAAATCCAAGGGTCAGGAGTGGGTAGAACACCCTGACAGAGTTCTCATCCAGCAGCACCATGCCAATGAGATGTGA